The Oreochromis niloticus isolate F11D_XX linkage group LG18, O_niloticus_UMD_NMBU, whole genome shotgun sequence DNA window ATGCACATGCTgtatttttgcaaatttgcatttatttatttttatttttcctgtagtatataaaaattagtgtatctcaaaaataaaactatgaagacactcaaaataaatttctcgtggttggaaactattttgtgcaacttttacagttttcagggataagcctcttacgattttcaatttttttgtagtttattgcgcttttttgcaatttatgtagttactatggacttaatgcatacatattattaaactttgggctataacggttgtattgatgtatagcaacttgaaatgctcccacaaatggcactacagcatgtaaaatgtaaagataagctctggcggacttggttctatggtaggtcttaaagggttaaatagcctgtggcaaatatattagtgttgtcttctcactatacatactcttaactttatgcaagagaaaataaagtataaaaaaatgatatttttcgcaaagaaactccgtcttgtggttttgcgacatggtgctgctttacgtgcacccggatttgcgacatgctttacggtaactcaaaacaaagactgcaccctctccactcgctgtttacagactgcatacgttccagatgaccacaggtcaggtggtatatcgtgatatatatcgttattgtgatataaaataattcatatcgtgataaatattttttccatatcgcccagcactaaaTTGGGTGATGTTTGACTCGAGCCGGCTCCAAGCTCtttgaacaaataaataaatgttctgtTATTTCTGCTTTGGTTGGTTATCAGGGCTCGTTGTAGGCCACCCCGGCATCAGTGAGCAGCTGTGTGTAAACAGACGTCAGGTTGATCTGATGGATTATAATAAATAAGTGTTTAATGTGTGAGGCTGACGTTTCACACTCTGagcatgaaaaataataaaaacaaacgcAGGTGTTCTGATTTAATCATCGTAAAACAAAAGGTTTGTAAAATTGTTTTCAGACAACAGTCAAAGTTTCTCACTGAGGCTCTTCAGGTAGACCTAAGACTTCAGACCCTCCCACCTGCACTGAGGGGTCCTCCAGAGATGGTCCTCAGCAGGCAGGGAGACCTGTTCTGGATCACAGGCTAGTCTATGAGGAGATGAATGGGTTAGCGAGCATGGTTAAATCGCCATGGCAACCAACACTGATCACACCCGGTGGGGAGCAGGTTATTTTCAGTGTCAGCTTAAAATCGTCACGTTCTTCCTGATTCTTTTATTcacagcaggggtctcaaactccagtcctcgagggccgctgtCCTGAAACATTTCCATGCGTCTCTGCTGCATCACGCCTGAATAAATTAggaggtcattagcaagagtatagaacttgactgcatgctgaagtggcaactcctaaccctactcaagtaaatgCAAGAAAATTcaagtgtttggaaaaatgtacttctaacagtacttttattgcaccatgttcattcactcatgagcttctgtaacatgaatcaaatggctgaactgcagtcaagttctatagagtcttgctaatgacctactaattgtattcaggtgtgaTGCAGCAGGGACGCATGGAAATGTTTCAGGacagcggccctcgaggactggattTGGAGACCCCTGATTCATGGTGTGTTTCAGGTGAGAGGTCAGGCCGTGCCTAAAAACGCATCACGGCGTACTGCGTTTTTTACTCGAttccaaaatgctgcagagtCTCTGCGCTCAGTAGGCTGAGTACAGGACCCCAGTTAGGGCCAAAGCAGcatcagttaccatggtgatgtgCCCCAGTCAGAAGCGAAGCACCTTCGTAACCCTGAACACCCGGAGTTAACCCTGGGATGGGTGAGCAGCTTGTCCTCTCGCCCTGACTCCTCCCCTCATGACTCCTCCTATCGCTGCGACTCCTGGTCACGTTTACgttgttgttctgtttgttttctttaagctcAAGaatctttttaatgtttcaaatATTCTTCAAAAATTTATAAAACACGCTCTCGTCCTCTGCAGACACTCAGCACCTCCAGGAGTCTGAGCCGCCGACCATcaagcaggagcagcagcaggaggaggtgtGGGTCGCTCCTCaggcagcagaggaggaggatgttAAACCATTCAAGCATGAGTTgcctgaggaggaggaggcagctcAGATGGTAGAGATAATGAAAGATGAAGCCCAGCCAAGCACTTCCTGTGAGGAGCCCGctgctcctgctcctcctccgcATGGTGCTCCTGCTGTTGGTGAAGGCGGTGGAGGAGGTGGGACTTTCTGCCGCTGTAAAGTTTGTGGGATGAAGTTCAGCTACCGGGGCTCTCTGCTGAACCACGCCGAGACTCACGCTGCTGCCGAGTGCTGCCTCTGTGGCGTGTGCGGCAAGCCGCAGGCTGACCAGCTGCGCCTGCTGGAGCACCTACGGACACACCTGAAGAGCCACGTCTGCAAGTTTTGCGGGAAAAGCTTCCAGCGGCGGGTGGAGCTGAAGGTGCACACGCGCAGCCACACGGGCGAGAAGCCGTTCAGCTGCCGGCTGTGCGGGAAGCGATTCACCCGCAAGAACAACATGGAGATTCACATGAGGACACACACTGGCGAGAAGCCGTACCGCTGCACTGTCTGCGGGAAGAGCTTCAACATCACCTCCTCCATGATCCGCCACGCCCGCACACACACCGGGGAGAAACCCTACAGCTGCCGCATGTGTGGGAGGGGCTTCACAGCCAGCTCGGACATGAAGATCCACATGAGGACGCACACGGGCGAGAAGCCCTACACCTGCCCCGTGTGCGGGAGGGGTTTCGCTCTCAGCACGCCACTTAAACACCATATGAAGCACCACACGGAGGAGCGGCCGTACTGCTGCAGCCACTGCAACCGCTGCTTCAGCGACGTGTACACACTGCGGCGCCACATGAAGAACCACGGTGAAAGTGCGGCGTCCTGACGGGTGGCGAGGACTGTGGGCGGaaatcacacttcctgtttttgccACAGATTGGGTGGTGCTGCTGAAGGGTGGTGCCACCCCGTAAatcaggacttttttttttcattttataataTGGATTATTTATTAGGCGCTGCGGGGTCGACCGCCGCTCGCTGCCGGATACGGACCAATGAGAGACCAAATGTGGAACGAGGTCACATGGGCTCGAGGATGCCGCAGACGGCACGGGCGTGACGTATTTCCTGTTAAAGTTCTGGAGGCTGCGTTCACACCTGGCGCACTTTTAAACCTCCTCGCAGTCTCACGATGATAAAGACCTGCGTGGTTTCTGCAGCAGACCGCGGCTCAGTCCTCCTATCACGGTTCACCTGCAGAAACACTTCTTCACACCCTCTGGTGGGCCCTGAAGGTACTGCAGGCCGGACTGAGAGCTCATGCTCAATAAAAATCTCTTAAGAGTTTAAAATTGGAATAGAGATTTATAATCTTTAACATTCACACTTTATAAACACAACTTTCTCCTGGAAGAAGATTCAGTTTTGTACTCCTGTTAATTCTTACAGGATTTGTTGGATGACATCAGATTTTTCCATGAAAGTTTTCTTTTGAATGCCAGAAGGACTTTTTGACTCAGGTTTTACATTTTAGCTTAAAAATTCCTTTAAAAATTTACACTGAACGAATGAAACATCCACGGGATGTAAACAAGTTCCTTGCTGCTGTTcctaaatgatcattttatcCTGCGAGAgcgttttaaagttttaaacgTCTCTCAAAAGACAAAATTCCTAAAAGCACAGACACTCACAGATCACGTGTCAGCTTtctctcattttatttttttattaaaggtgATGCAGAAGTTTGAGACCCTATAAAACTTTTTCATGTGATTTGCTTTCATTTGGGTTTAAAGGGAACCAGAGTAAATGTGATGTCACCCTGATCAGAACTGATAgtaatattttgttttatttaaacgtTGGGATTTtgtgtgaaatataaaaaaataatgcagtgacctctgaccttttcaACAAATAAGACAtcactttgtattttttatattcagAAATCTTTTGATGCGCAAAAAtaagtttaaataaagttgaTACAGGAGTTTTCACATGGCAGCAGGCCAGATGTTTTCAGGTGTCGCTTGATGAGTTCACCTGCTCGGCCCTCCGTGTTTGGTTTCATGACCTCAGGACGTCGGCGGTTAACATTTGTGTGGTTGGTCTGGATGACGAGAGTTAGCAACGGAAAACATGTCAAACATTCGGTGGGCGCAGGGAGTCGAACACTCGGTTTAGGAGGAAAAGCCCACGGATGGAAACATGCATGTAGTTATTCCATCTTTAGTTCCtggagttttgtttttataagacTGAAAACTGGAAAAGTAAAAGCTAACCCTGCAATTCCTCAAACGACCACTGGAGGctccatgttaaaatgtttacagTTAACACCTGTACAGAGGGGGGAGGATGTTGTTACAGCTCACCTGTTTACATTTATTAAGGCTTAAGGTTTGCATAATTAGAGGCATGACCCCTTTGACCAgcaggtggatggtgacacaggcGGGTGTAGCCGCTAGCTGGGCTTCATTTAAGCTAACCTGACCTTGGACCGTCTTTGTGGTGTTGGAACCCGATCTTCCAAACGTGTCTCTGTCGCATGTCTCCAGGAAACCAACATGGCAGCCGTTGTAACACTAACGCTAAGGCTCTGTGGCGTTTACGTCCATCTTTGTGTTACAGTCTGCTAAGAAAACAGGGGCACACGCGGACAAActggaatttatttatttattattcaaatgTTACGTTTGGATTTACAGGCACGTGGGCacaaacaagaacaaacacTCGGGGTGGTTCAGGTCCTCACAGGGCTGCAGACGTGCCGCCCTGCATGCCGCGCAGCTCACACATCGCCGTCTGAGGCGACGTGGGGGCGGTACAAAACGAATAAGCGGTTCATTATAACTTAAAATACTGTTTATACATCACGTGAGCTGCACCGCCTGCAGAGCGGCCGAATGGATGGAggaaggaaataaaaacagacaaaagccTCCCCAGCACTGGTCAGGGGAggggttttcaaaataaaagcacgaTAGTCTAGTGGCATTGGattttggatttgttttttttattctgtttgggacctgatttaaaaaaaaagaaaaaaagaaaaaaccctgctTCAGTACCGACACgaggacaaaatgaaaacatggacGTCCTCGGAGGAACTTTAATATTAAGGCACAAAAACACTAAAAGCTACTTTAGCCACATGTGACTCGTTAACTCCATTCAGTGAAATGACTGGTGAAGCAGGCCACGCCCACTCAAAAAACAACCTGATTGGTGGGAGGGTGAAAACAAACACGAGaatcaaaaaaacacaaatgtaaTGGCGTCGCTATGAGGCAGCAACACGGAGCCTTGTATACAAGCaagcataataataataataataatgataactaGGCACAGATGTGATGAGATATTCATATTTATAGATATTTATAGATATTTATGCTGGAGGTTCCCGTTGATTGATTGTGATGGAGGCTGTTTGCAGGGTGGAGAAAATCAGCCCGTCCTGAATCATCAGATATTTACACACGACAAAAGTTCCTCACTCTGTgtcagaataataaaaaaaaatattcacacaaaaatagaacatttgaaataattattattagCACCAGTGTATCAGATAAAACTCTCGCTACGCAAAATGTACAAAGTTGCATAGTGTTGGATCGAGCCTGGAGCGAAGCGTTAATGCGTGAGAGTCCAGACGGGAGTGTTGATGCGTGGAGAGCGCGCCAAAGACCAAGCAGGAAAATCCCCgaaaacacaaaactgaaaaGACTTCCTGCCAAACACCTGCAACAGCTTATCGACACCGAGGAGCAGCAATGCTCGCATCGCTTTTCCAGATCGTCTCGCGACAGGAAATCGTCAAGAACATCGAGATTTCATCTCACTGCAAGAAATCAGCGTTTTAGAGCCATTCTGGGGAAAAACGCTCAATCagcattttatctttttaaCAACTATGatcctgaatctcacatctctCACAGCCATGACAGCGCTTTAGTTTTAAATTTAACTTCTCAACTCGAGAGAATCTCCTGGGTTTACATCTTCAGGCTCAATATtccacattttacattttaattcttTGCAAGCTCGACGTAGAAATCTCGATATCATCGCGATGCGTCGTCTAGAAACGAGTTtagttttgaaatgtttttggatTTCTGCGGTTCGTCGCGGAGCGGCCGAGTTTGTATCTTTAACCTGTTTGGAGGAGAAAATATAGTCGTCGGAGGAGGTGCAGGACGAGGAGGTCTCCTGCTGTTTGCATCGGCGGGTAGCTTCAGAGGAAAAGCGAGGGTTCCTTCACTGTGTTTGCCGGTTAGAGGAGGCAGTGGCGTTCAGTGGGCGGACACTGTGAAAGCGCCCCTGGGCATGATGGGAAATGGTTAGTGGGACGCAGAAAACAGAAATGCGGGCGGAGCTTCCTGCGTCGCTCGAACTTCCTGCTGTGGAGCAGACGGCTGCAGTCACGTCGGGTTTGTGGTTCTGGTTCCTCCGCACGGCTTCTCAACGCCGTTTAGTTCGTTCGAGCGTAACCACGCCCCTGCGTCTcgagaaaaaagaaatcagctgCTTCTTGGCGGCTGAAAACGTGATCGTGGTTTCACACGTCGGCTTCTGTCTcgtcaaagaaaaaaatctgaaacaaaaagtgtttttggTAAAAGGCGGCGTGCTCGCCGGAGTGTTAGATGTGAGTGTGGGGAAAGGGGCGGGGCTAGAGGAAGAGAAGGGCGGGTTAGGGTTAAGGATTCTCCAGGGACTGCGTGTTAAAGCAGCCTTCGGGTAATGTGTTCTTGATGTCGTTGAGGTTGGCGATGTCGGCGCGGATCTCGCGGATCTGCCGGTCGTAGTCGTTGATCATCTCCTCCTGAGTCTTCGCCATGTCGTTCAGCTCCCTCAGCTTGTTCTCCAGGTCGCTTTTCTTCATATCGTTCTTGGCCTTCTTCAGCGACTCGTCGATCTCGTTCAGTTTGCTCAGGTCGATCTTATCAATGTTTCCTGCACATGAAACAAAACCACTGTTAGTTTCCCCGTCAATCGTTCAGTTCTTTAATTAAAAACGCAGCGTTATGGTTTCTGCCGAAGAAACGAGTCATTCTCAGAAGTTTAGGCTCTGCAGCGTGACTGGTGTTCTTACCGAGCTGGTTCATCAGGTCTGTGATGACCTTCAGGACTGTCTTCACTGTACTCTTCGCTTTGCGAGCGTTATCCTCGGCGTCCTTTGCGCTGTTTGAAGCCTGAGGGCAGGAACACCGATGTTAAACTTTATTATAACGTCCGGAGACAGACTCTAAGAGTTCAGTGACGAGCGAGTCGTACCATCCCCGCCATCATCATGTCCTGGTCGGCCTGGGCCTTCTTCTCCTCGAGCTCCTTCTCTGCATCGGTCAGCTGCGCCATCAAGTCGTTGACCTCGTTGTCGAGATTGGTGGTGTCCTGGAAGGCTTTCTCCGCCTCCTCTTTGGTCTTGGCGGAGCCCTGCGAGGACACGAGTTTCATCACAGTGAGAGGAGAGAAACCGGCGAGCTGACAACAGGCCAATGACGAGCTGCCGCTTTACCTTCTGCACATTACTGGCGATCCTCTCGGCATCCTCCGCCTTGCTCTTTGCCTCTCGAGCATCGCCGGCAGCGTTGCCCAGCGCCTCCTCCGCCTGCCTGGTCTTCTCGTTGGCGGCCATGATAGTGGCGTTGATGATGGGGATCTTCTTCAAGGCTTCCTCTGCAGCGGTCTTGTTGTCGTTGACCCTCTTATCAAAATCTGCAGGaagtcagagaaaaaaaacccaccggTGGACGAGGATCAGAGTCGCGTGGCGAAAACTGCTTTATTTTAAATCTCCATGCAGATTTTTATCATCTCACCCGGAGCCTGAAGCAGAAATAGTGCATTTCAGGAAAATGGAAAAGGGGACGCATTACAAACTATTAGCACCTTCAAGAGGTTCTTTTGTTGTTAAAGTCAACTCAAAGTCTCGATggacagttttacagttttttttattaattatctTGTTTTGAATGGACCAATAACGCATCACGGACAGAAACCAGTGAATGGCGGACGCTCGAGTACCTCTGAGGTTGTCCAGGATGTCCTGGGCCTCCCTGAACGTCGCCTGGCCCTTCTTCGCCGCCTCCTCGGCCAGAGCTTTGGCGGCGTCGGCTCGAGCGAGCAGCTGATCGGCTGTCTGTTGCACAGGAAGAGGAAACAGTTTTGTGtgctgtgggatttttttttttttccctgagaaGCTCCTGGACGCCCTCATAGTTCCTGAACTCACCTGCTGCTCACTTTTGCCTTTA harbors:
- the LOC100701330 gene encoding zinc finger protein 239 isoform X1, coding for MAHLQLLRAAVTERLAAAAAEILVLVEKVMVEREDELIRLYAPTPATKSPVGGDAHTGPVQHTQHLQESEPPTIKQEQQQEEVWVAPQAAEEEDVKPFKHELPEEEEAAQMVEIMKDEAQPSTSCEEPAAPAPPPHGAPAVGEGGGGGGTFCRCKVCGMKFSYRGSLLNHAETHAAAECCLCGVCGKPQADQLRLLEHLRTHLKSHVCKFCGKSFQRRVELKVHTRSHTGEKPFSCRLCGKRFTRKNNMEIHMRTHTGEKPYRCTVCGKSFNITSSMIRHARTHTGEKPYSCRMCGRGFTASSDMKIHMRTHTGEKPYTCPVCGRGFALSTPLKHHMKHHTEERPYCCSHCNRCFSDVYTLRRHMKNHGESAAS
- the LOC100701330 gene encoding zinc finger protein 239 isoform X2; this encodes MAHLQLLRAAVTERLAAAAAEILVLVEKVMVEREDELIRLYAPTPATKSPVGGDAHTDTQHLQESEPPTIKQEQQQEEVWVAPQAAEEEDVKPFKHELPEEEEAAQMVEIMKDEAQPSTSCEEPAAPAPPPHGAPAVGEGGGGGGTFCRCKVCGMKFSYRGSLLNHAETHAAAECCLCGVCGKPQADQLRLLEHLRTHLKSHVCKFCGKSFQRRVELKVHTRSHTGEKPFSCRLCGKRFTRKNNMEIHMRTHTGEKPYRCTVCGKSFNITSSMIRHARTHTGEKPYSCRMCGRGFTASSDMKIHMRTHTGEKPYTCPVCGRGFALSTPLKHHMKHHTEERPYCCSHCNRCFSDVYTLRRHMKNHGESAAS
- the LOC100701330 gene encoding zinc finger protein 239 isoform X3 → MQQGRMEMFQDSGPRGLDLETPDSWCVSDTQHLQESEPPTIKQEQQQEEVWVAPQAAEEEDVKPFKHELPEEEEAAQMVEIMKDEAQPSTSCEEPAAPAPPPHGAPAVGEGGGGGGTFCRCKVCGMKFSYRGSLLNHAETHAAAECCLCGVCGKPQADQLRLLEHLRTHLKSHVCKFCGKSFQRRVELKVHTRSHTGEKPFSCRLCGKRFTRKNNMEIHMRTHTGEKPYRCTVCGKSFNITSSMIRHARTHTGEKPYSCRMCGRGFTASSDMKIHMRTHTGEKPYTCPVCGRGFALSTPLKHHMKHHTEERPYCCSHCNRCFSDVYTLRRHMKNHGESAAS